One genomic window of Longimicrobium sp. includes the following:
- a CDS encoding alpha/beta hydrolase, with amino-acid sequence MAEAEPWTHHEAVVNGVRLHWVEMGTGPLVLLLHGFPEFWYAWRHQIPALAAAGFRVVAADLRGYNLSDKPEGIASYAVTELVDDAAALIRHLGAAKAHLAGHDWGGIVGWWLAMLRPELVDRLVVLNAPHPRVFARELRKPRQVLKVWYGMFFQLPLLPEAALRANDFAALQRIFRGDPARPGAYTDEDVRRYKEAAARSGALTAMVNYYRAARRTKRPKTRTVEAHTLVIWGEKDRALNVENTEGLEPHVPNLRVVRLPEASHWVLSDAPGRVSELMIGFLRDTG; translated from the coding sequence ATGGCGGAGGCGGAGCCCTGGACGCACCACGAGGCGGTGGTGAACGGCGTGCGGCTGCACTGGGTGGAGATGGGGACGGGGCCGCTCGTCCTGCTCCTGCACGGCTTCCCCGAGTTCTGGTACGCGTGGCGCCACCAGATCCCCGCGCTCGCCGCGGCCGGCTTCCGCGTGGTCGCCGCCGACCTGCGCGGCTACAACCTGTCGGACAAGCCGGAGGGGATCGCGAGCTACGCCGTGACCGAGCTGGTGGACGACGCCGCCGCGCTCATCCGCCACCTGGGCGCGGCGAAGGCGCACCTGGCCGGGCACGACTGGGGCGGCATCGTCGGCTGGTGGCTGGCGATGCTGCGGCCGGAGCTGGTGGACCGGCTGGTGGTGCTCAACGCGCCGCACCCGCGGGTGTTCGCGCGCGAGCTCCGCAAGCCCAGGCAGGTGCTCAAGGTGTGGTACGGCATGTTCTTCCAGCTCCCCCTCCTCCCCGAGGCCGCGCTCAGAGCCAACGACTTCGCCGCGCTGCAGCGCATCTTCCGGGGCGACCCCGCGCGCCCGGGCGCCTACACCGACGAGGATGTCCGCCGCTACAAGGAAGCCGCCGCGCGCTCCGGCGCGCTCACCGCCATGGTCAACTACTACCGCGCCGCGCGCCGCACCAAACGCCCGAAGACGCGCACCGTCGAGGCGCACACGCTGGTGATCTGGGGGGAGAAGGACCGCGCGCTGAACGTGGAGAACACCGAGGGGCTGGAGCCGCACGTCCCGAACCTGCGCGTCGTGCGCCTCCCCGAGGCCAGCCACTGGGTGCTCTCCGACGCCCCCGGGCGCGTCAGCGAGCTGATGATCGGGTTCCTGCGCGACACCGGGTGA
- a CDS encoding SEC59/DGK1/VTE5 family protein: MRRELARKAIHVSSAALPLLVWLVPRGAAVAVLVPLAAAAVAIDVTRLRWRPARYWMLRFVRPMLRHHERRRFTGATYMVVAYALAVAVFPKPVAVAAMLFNGLGDAAAALVGRRWGRHRTRSGKSWEGFAAGLAVNLAVALAVARLDPGLAPLPAVVGAVAAAVLELLDLPVDDNLRVTLGGALAIYLSTLA; this comes from the coding sequence ATGAGGCGCGAGCTGGCGCGGAAGGCGATCCACGTCTCCTCGGCCGCGCTGCCGCTGCTGGTGTGGCTGGTGCCGCGCGGGGCGGCGGTCGCCGTGCTGGTGCCGCTGGCGGCGGCCGCCGTGGCGATCGACGTGACGCGGCTCCGGTGGCGGCCGGCGCGCTACTGGATGCTGCGCTTCGTCCGCCCGATGCTGCGCCACCACGAGCGCCGCCGCTTCACCGGCGCCACCTACATGGTGGTGGCGTACGCGCTGGCCGTGGCCGTCTTCCCCAAACCGGTGGCCGTGGCGGCGATGCTGTTCAACGGCCTGGGCGACGCGGCGGCCGCGCTGGTCGGCAGGCGCTGGGGGCGGCACCGCACGCGCTCGGGGAAGAGCTGGGAAGGCTTCGCGGCGGGGCTGGCCGTGAACCTGGCGGTCGCGCTCGCGGTCGCCCGGCTCGATCCCGGGCTGGCTCCGCTCCCTGCCGTCGTCGGCGCGGTGGCGGCGGCCGTGCTCGAGCTCCTCGACCTGCCGGTGGACGACAACCTGCGCGTCACCCTGGGCGGCGCGCTGGCGATCTACCTCTCGACTCTCGCGTGA
- a CDS encoding DUF1778 domain-containing protein encodes MDLIDTGREQTESGGAARLSFRVDPSIKRLIERAARYSGETVTSYALSALVRDARQVVQAHELTILSDRDRDRFLALLDDPPEPNEALRRAARRYAELAVQREPRRKRA; translated from the coding sequence GTGGACCTGATCGACACGGGCCGCGAGCAGACCGAATCCGGAGGAGCGGCGCGGTTGAGCTTCCGCGTCGACCCGTCGATCAAAAGGCTTATCGAGCGGGCGGCCCGATACTCGGGGGAAACCGTGACTTCTTACGCGCTATCAGCGCTCGTACGCGACGCGCGGCAGGTGGTGCAGGCGCATGAGCTCACGATCCTCTCCGATCGAGACCGTGACCGCTTCCTCGCGTTGCTGGACGACCCGCCCGAGCCTAACGAGGCGCTCCGGCGTGCCGCCCGGCGGTACGCCGAACTGGCCGTGCAGCGGGAACCGCGGCGGAAGCGGGCCTGA
- a CDS encoding GNAT family N-acetyltransferase has product MGFIFEALARQHDRAAFDCGEPALNEFLRRHARQNQERNVSRTYVATRPEDLRVVGFYTLSSGAVGFERLPERVRRRLPHYPVPVVHLGRLASDLSVRGEGLGELLLFDAFRRAAAAADIVGVFAMEVVAKHDKARDFYVRYGFEAFEDNHLNLYLPMETIRRLL; this is encoded by the coding sequence GTGGGGTTCATCTTCGAAGCCCTGGCGCGGCAGCACGACCGCGCCGCGTTCGATTGTGGGGAGCCGGCGCTGAACGAATTCCTGCGCCGGCACGCCAGGCAAAACCAGGAGCGCAACGTCAGCCGCACCTACGTTGCGACCAGGCCCGAAGACCTCCGGGTCGTCGGCTTCTACACCCTCTCGAGCGGGGCTGTGGGCTTCGAGCGTCTGCCCGAGCGGGTGCGGCGGCGGCTCCCCCACTACCCGGTGCCCGTGGTGCACCTCGGGCGGCTGGCCAGCGACCTCTCGGTACGCGGAGAGGGACTGGGCGAGCTACTGTTGTTCGACGCTTTCCGCCGCGCGGCAGCGGCTGCCGACATCGTCGGCGTCTTCGCGATGGAAGTCGTGGCGAAGCACGACAAGGCCCGGGACTTCTACGTGAGGTACGGGTTCGAGGCGTTCGAGGACAATCACCTGAACCTCTATCTGCCGATGGAGACGATTCGGCGTCTGCTGTAG